GCAATGCTATCGGGAAAAGGATAAGCAGGTGGATGCAAGTGGAGTATGATACGGTCATCGTCGGCGGCGGGATTGCAGGGCTTCAAACTGCGATTCAACTTGCAAGATGCCTTCGGCGCGTTGCAGTCATTGACATGCCAGCTGGTCGATCAACAATCGCCAAAGCCTACCGAAACATTCTCGGATTTTCGGAGGGGGTTAGTGGCGATTTTTTGCGTCAAGCGGGCAGGGAGCAAGCACAAAAATACGGCGCAACCTTGATAACAGATGAGGTAACCCAGCTTTCTACGGACCCAAGCGGTTTATTTTCGATAGGTACGAAAAGTGGCATACATACGCTTACTTCGCGAACGCTGGTTTTGGCAACCGGCATTCGTGATCCGTTCCCAGCGATCCCTGGCTTTTCCGAGTGTGTAGGGGTATCGATTTTCTTGTGTCCCGACTGTGACGGCTATGAAACAGTCGAGAAAGATACGGCAATCATAGGAGCGGGTCCTCAGGCTGTTTCGATGGCGGACGAACTTATTTACTATACAAGCAGGTTAACAGTCATAAACCATGCAGAAGTGCAGGTGGATACGCAGGCTCTCTCTGGACTTAGCAAGCGAGGGATAATGTATCGAAAAGAAAAAGTATGTACCCTTCATCATACGGCGGGTCAATTGCAGGAAATCGAGCTCTCTTCGGGTGAACGGTTGTCTGTGGAAAGAGCATTTCTTGCTTTTCCTGGTGCTCATGCATTGACAGAGCTTTTGCGTGGTTTGTCCGTGCAAATCCTCGAAAAGGGCCACATCCATACGAATCCGCGAACAAAAGAAACGGATCATCCCAACATCTGGGCGGTTGGCGATATCAATGAGCATTCTCAACAAGTGTCGATTGCCATGGGAGATGGAACACAGGCTGCTATTTGGATTCAAAAGCGGCTGCGTGAATATGAGACGTAGAAAAACGCCTGATTCTGGGCGTTTTTTCATGTACAAACCTTTATGAACGAGAAGGAACCCGAACTAGCAGAGCCAAATATAAATACAGAAAAAGAACAATGAGGGGGAACTTTTCCTGGGAAAGCGCAGGAAATGACAGGCAACAACAAAGTTTCTTTTTTCATGAGTTGATTCGACATCGATAAGCGAATGCTGTGTAGGTGTCATGGTAGCTTTGTTCCCGTAAATAAATGTGATATGATAGGACTACCCCGTATTTTCCAGTCCATCAAAAAATGGATGAATGCCAACAGGTATTCGCCGGAGAATGTGGAGAACTCTTACAGGCTTACCATCATATTTTGTAGTACGACTGGATGGCGAGGAGGGACAGTCATGCGTGTTGAACGCCTTGGTCAAGATAAAATACGAATCTTTTTAACTTTTGACGACCTCTCAGAGCGCGGGATAGAAAAAGAAGACATGTGGCGTGACATTCCTAAAGTTCATGAACTGTTCAACGACATGATGGAACAGGCTTATCACGAATTAGGGTTTGAGGTATCAGGGCCTGTTGCAGTTGAAGTGTTCGCCTTGCCAGCTCAGGGAATGGTCGTAATCGTAACGCGTGGCAAGACGGGCTCAAAGGACGGGAAAGAGGAAGAATTCGAAGACGAGGATGTATACGAGCTAGAGGTCACGTTGGAAGAAAGCGATTTAATCATGTATGCCTTCCGGGACTTTGAGCATATGGTTGAAGCCGCCCACCGCATTAACGCTCTTTTGACCAATGGCGGAGCTGCCTACTTCTACCAGGGGAAATATCATCTGGTGCTGGAGGAAGTCGACTTGGATCAGGAGCGTTATCACAAACTAATTGCGATCCTCTCTGAGTACGGAGAAGCGACGCCGATAACGATTTATGTGTTGGAGGAATACGGGAAAGTGATCGTTGCCGACGATGCTGTAAAAGAAATATGCAGGCATTTCACGTAATCAAAAAAGAAATGTCTGGGAATATAAAACAGCACCTAGTCAACCAACTAGGTGCTGTTGCTGTCTGTACAGATTATGCTAGGCCTTCAAAAAAGTCAGCTTCTTTACCTTGAAGGGTATAGTTCGGAAGGCTGTGCCAAGCCAGGATGTAATGGTTGTTTGGCGGAACAGAATGGTGCTCGCCTTTTGTTACACCTGGGAAAACGCGTTCTACTGAGAGGTGTTGTGTCCTATGTGCCCGCAAGGCATCTGCTACTTTTTGCATATATTCAGGTGCGTGAATGATCGTCGTAATGCTCTCGATTGGATCCGTAAAGGGAGGCTTCATCGTACCAAATCCTTCGTCGGATGAACGAGTCGCATAATAAAGCTTTCGTACGCTCGTATCTGGGCCTAAAGAAAGGACAGCCTGGGTGGTTGCATGACTAATCGCCAAATGGTCAGGATGTCCGGAGATGCCATGCGGTGCAAACGTGACGACAATTTCCGGTTGGATCTGGTGAATAGCCTGATGGATACGAGTAACGAGCTCATCTACGGGCACTGTGTTTAGGAACTTATCCTGATATTCCCAGACGTCTACTTGATCGAACCCAAGAATGGCACAAGCGTCGCGAAGCTCTTGCTCACGAAATCGGGGGAGTTCTTCTGGTGTGCATAACGGGGGGTCACCAGCTTTTCCTGCTTGCCCTTTTGTTGCACACAAGAGATGAGTGCTGGCCATTTTGGTCTCACTATATTTGGAAATGGAAATCCCACAAGCAAACGTTTCATCATCGGGATGGGCAAAAATAAACAAGATAGACTTTTTTTTCATAAAAACACCTCCATGAATAAACTTCCACATTACGTTATCCATTATGGCATAAATTCACTAATCCTGTAATGAAAGAAACAAGTTTGGGGACAATACAAGCATGGCTGGACGTGCATTTGAAGCAATTTGTACAAAATGTAGTCTGTAAAAGCGATTTCAAAATGGATGGGAAATAATTGAATGATTATGCAAAACAAGGCACGAAAACGTTTTCGAAATGGAAAAAAAACATTTTTAAGCTTCTCATAAATGATACAAGCGTGTATACTAAAGGCGGCATTGACCGAAAACATTTTTGAGGTGGTAAGTAATGGGTAATCAAGACGTGGTAACCGAAAGCACCGAAGGGAAAGAAAAGCAAGAATCATTGAACTTGCTCCATTCAACTCAAACGGTGATCAAGGAAGCACTGGAGAAACTAGGTTACCAAGAATCGATGTTTGAACTCTTGAAGGAACCGCTACGCGTTTTGACTGTACGTATTCCGGTTCGCATGGATAATGGCGAAGTAAAGGTATTTACGGGCTATCGTGCACAGCACAACGATGCAGTAGGTCCGACCAAGGGGGGCATTCGTTTCCACCCGGAAGTTACTGAGGATGAAGTTAAAGCACTTTCTATCTGGATGAGCCTCAAAGCAGGTATCGTCGATCTGCCATATGGCGGTGGTAAAGGCGGTATCATTTGCGACCCGCGTGAAATGTCCTTCCGCGAATTGGAAAGACTGAGCCGCGGTTACGTTCGCGCAATCAGCCAGCTTGTGGGCCCTACTAAAGATATTCCAGCTCCGGACGTCTTTACGAACTCACAAATCATGGCATGGATGATGGACGAATATAGCCGTATCCGTGAATTTGACTCGCCTGGTTTCATTACGGGTAAACCAATTGCGCTGGGTGGTTCCCATGGCCGCGAAACAGCAACTGCAAAAGGTGTAACCATTTGCATCCGTGAAGCAGCGAAGCGTCGCAACATCGATGTAAAAGGTGCTCGCGTAGTTGTACAAGGCTTTGGTAACGCTGGTAGTTACTTGGCAAAATTCATGCATGATGCAGGCGCTAAAGTTGTAGGTATCTCTGATGCATACGGCGCGCTGCATGATCCAAACGGTTTGGATATCGACTACTTGTTGGATCGTCGTGATTCCTTTGGTACAGTTACAAAACTGTTCAACAACACGATTACCAACAAAGAGCTTCTTGAACTGGAATGCGACATTTTGGTTCCGGCAGCGATCGAAAACCAAATCACAGCTGCAAACGCTCACAACATCAAGGCGTCAATCGTAGTAGAAGCGGCAAATGGCCCAACTACACTGGAAGCGACTAAAATTTTGACTGAGCGTGGAATTCTTCTGGTTCCAGACGTACTTGCTAGTGCTGGTGGTGTGACTGTTTCCTACTTCGAGTGGGTACAAAACAACCAAGGCTACTACTGGTCTGAGGAAGAAGTAGAAGAGAAGTTGGAAAAAGTAATGGTTCGTTCGTTTGAAAATGTATACTCCATGTCCCAAACTCGTCGCATTGATATGCGTCTGTCTGCTTACATGGTTGGTGCCCGCAAAATGGCTGAGGCTTCTCGCTTCCGCGGTTGGGTATAATTTTTCAAACAACCCTCCATATATTGAGAAAACATGGCTCCGCCTTTTGGCGGGGCCTTTTTTATTGGCGGCGTGTGATGTGGCTGTGGTGGAGAGAAGAATATTTCCATGCTAGGCTCCAGGCTCCGTCCTGCTGGGGGCTGAGACTGTCCACTCCGAAGGGATTCGCGGGGAAACGCAAAAGTGGTAGCGGCTTCGTCGCGAGGGCACGTTGCGTTTCTTTTGCCCGCGAATCCCTTCTCCGCTTGGTAGGACTCCACAAGTCGCTACGCCTGGAAATATTCTTCTCTGTAGTAACTGATCACATTCTTCAATCTTTTAAGGCATTTAAAACTCGGTTAAACATGGATAGCTCGTAGAGGAAACAGGAGAAAAAAGCGAAGATCTTAGGTACACCGACCGAGACGAAATGCAAAAAGCGAAACACGCTCTTAAGCGTCCACCTCTGAAACACATCCTGAAGGGACAACTTTGGACGCGGTTTCGCTTTTTGCATGGAGTCGTGCAGTCAATCCCCAGCGGGTGGCCCTAGAATCTGAGCGTTTTCTCCTGTTTCCTCCCACCACTACAGCACCGTTCAAGTTCTGTTTTTAAGGAAAAAAAAACCTCCTGAAGAATCAGGAGGCTGTAGTCCTATATTTAGTGGTCGAACAACTGCTGCAGTTCTTTGAAAGTCCGTGTTTTTTGCAGCGTTACAATTAGTTTGAGACGAGCCTTTTGCCCGTTCAAGCCGTTGGAGAAGATGATGCCCATCTCTTTTAGTTTGCGGCCTCCACCTTCATAGTCATAGATATCCTGCACCTGTCCATTGTAGCAGCGGGAGACGAGCACGATCGGTACGCCTTTGTCGAGAAGTTGCTGCAGGGTAGGGATGATAGCGGGTGGAAGATTTCCTAATCCAAACGCCTCTACGACGAGTCCATCAATGTGCTGCTCCAATAAAAACTGTAGCCAAGCAGGCTCCATGCCAGCAACTGCTTTGATCAGCGGCACATTCGCATCAGCTTGCGTGATGGCATAATGCTCTCGATCCAACGGAGCATGGTGGTATTGCACACTTTTTTTCGCAATGGTTCCAATCGGTCCGTATTGTGGCGACTGGAAGGTAGCGACATTGCTCGTGTGTGTTTTCGTTACGTGACGTGCCGCGTGAATTTCGTCATTAAAAACAACGATAACACCTTTGTTCAAACTGTCGGGGTCTGCGGCTGCACGAACGGAAGAAATGAGATTGACGGGACCGTCAGCACCAAGCTCATTGCTGCTGCGCATGGCTCCAGTCACGACAATCGGGACGTTGACCGACAAAGTCAGATCGAGGAAGTATGCGGTCTCCTCCAACGTATCAGTCCC
This genomic stretch from Brevibacillus brevis harbors:
- a CDS encoding NAD(P)/FAD-dependent oxidoreductase; this translates as MQVEYDTVIVGGGIAGLQTAIQLARCLRRVAVIDMPAGRSTIAKAYRNILGFSEGVSGDFLRQAGREQAQKYGATLITDEVTQLSTDPSGLFSIGTKSGIHTLTSRTLVLATGIRDPFPAIPGFSECVGVSIFLCPDCDGYETVEKDTAIIGAGPQAVSMADELIYYTSRLTVINHAEVQVDTQALSGLSKRGIMYRKEKVCTLHHTAGQLQEIELSSGERLSVERAFLAFPGAHALTELLRGLSVQILEKGHIHTNPRTKETDHPNIWAVGDINEHSQQVSIAMGDGTQAAIWIQKRLREYET
- a CDS encoding genetic competence negative regulator — its product is MRVERLGQDKIRIFLTFDDLSERGIEKEDMWRDIPKVHELFNDMMEQAYHELGFEVSGPVAVEVFALPAQGMVVIVTRGKTGSKDGKEEEFEDEDVYELEVTLEESDLIMYAFRDFEHMVEAAHRINALLTNGGAAYFYQGKYHLVLEEVDLDQERYHKLIAILSEYGEATPITIYVLEEYGKVIVADDAVKEICRHFT
- a CDS encoding PIG-L deacetylase family protein: MKKKSILFIFAHPDDETFACGISISKYSETKMASTHLLCATKGQAGKAGDPPLCTPEELPRFREQELRDACAILGFDQVDVWEYQDKFLNTVPVDELVTRIHQAIHQIQPEIVVTFAPHGISGHPDHLAISHATTQAVLSLGPDTSVRKLYYATRSSDEGFGTMKPPFTDPIESITTIIHAPEYMQKVADALRAHRTQHLSVERVFPGVTKGEHHSVPPNNHYILAWHSLPNYTLQGKEADFFEGLA
- a CDS encoding Glu/Leu/Phe/Val family dehydrogenase produces the protein MGNQDVVTESTEGKEKQESLNLLHSTQTVIKEALEKLGYQESMFELLKEPLRVLTVRIPVRMDNGEVKVFTGYRAQHNDAVGPTKGGIRFHPEVTEDEVKALSIWMSLKAGIVDLPYGGGKGGIICDPREMSFRELERLSRGYVRAISQLVGPTKDIPAPDVFTNSQIMAWMMDEYSRIREFDSPGFITGKPIALGGSHGRETATAKGVTICIREAAKRRNIDVKGARVVVQGFGNAGSYLAKFMHDAGAKVVGISDAYGALHDPNGLDIDYLLDRRDSFGTVTKLFNNTITNKELLELECDILVPAAIENQITAANAHNIKASIVVEAANGPTTLEATKILTERGILLVPDVLASAGGVTVSYFEWVQNNQGYYWSEEEVEEKLEKVMVRSFENVYSMSQTRRIDMRLSAYMVGARKMAEASRFRGWV
- a CDS encoding asparaginase translates to MSKKILVVNTGGTIAMSVDDSEGVKPLDDQAVNKILPFLEKHADVTMKNVLNLPSPHMTPAIMNQLRLYIEEAFQQDHYDGIVITHGTDTLEETAYFLDLTLSVNVPIVVTGAMRSSNELGADGPVNLISSVRAAADPDSLNKGVIVVFNDEIHAARHVTKTHTSNVATFQSPQYGPIGTIAKKSVQYHHAPLDREHYAITQADANVPLIKAVAGMEPAWLQFLLEQHIDGLVVEAFGLGNLPPAIIPTLQQLLDKGVPIVLVSRCYNGQVQDIYDYEGGGRKLKEMGIIFSNGLNGQKARLKLIVTLQKTRTFKELQQLFDH